One window from the genome of Myripristis murdjan chromosome 6, fMyrMur1.1, whole genome shotgun sequence encodes:
- the bcar1 gene encoding breast cancer anti-estrogen resistance protein 1 isoform X2, which yields MSVPNVLAKALYDNVAESPDELSFRKGDIMTVLERDTQGLDGWWLCSLHGRQGIVPGNRLKILVGMYENKQQQQPAPASSTQDTPTSCPASLSQRALPPQSAYAKPIPAATSSAIATPSSGFTSKPLPSAQYTQMHPTYSTPSPAQPNPDSVYMMPPSHGPKPSSQSLYQVPSGPCGPLPQAQPGPPSKAPLLAQRQYQPPAQDIYQVPPSVGPGPSQGLAQGAGPAGGPVAGQDVYQVPPSLEKRNWESGNKPLGKVVVPTRVGQVYVYDSVKPDQDEYDVPPRHQPPAQQDIYDVPPTRQQYNAQVYDTPPMVVKGPSSGQDIYDTPASTDKNTQQTVYDFPPSVSKDVPDAQPIREETYDVPPHFAKLKPQTPGPVGNSGIHGHYQHDNLNNDDDEPPIPEDVYDVPPPILTDKRFHGDGGGVSHPTQEIYDIPASLRTGVHPTQDVYDFPREREERGERGGDYVYDVPPQVVRDAQSTSEELTLSFKRLSASSTGSTRSNHSSSSLDMVPVRDPSSSSSLPAPGSVPGKPLILDLEQAMERLSRLQQAVESSVSLLMSFITGNWRSPSHMEGNLPAIRQAADRVRAAVRDFLEFARGAVANASQATDRSLQSKLGRQVGKMEEVFQSLVRHSQSLDAISWAPTALAAPPAGGDDLDRLIMTARGVPDDAKQLASFLHGNASLLFKRTNRQQQQLPLPPIPGDMGGHMTGSGSGSYQGGEKVNIQSRPLPSPPKFTATEEEEGLDRPYETTEEGWMEDYDYVHLQGKEEFEKNQRQLLEKGNIIRQNKTQLEQQQIKQFERLEQEVSQPINNDMSGWVPSPHHPLANQLTRNGSGGPSSSKLCHSDRQLLLFYQEQCEQNVTTVTNAIDAFFTAVNSNQPPKIFVAHSKFVILSAHKLVFIGDTLSRQAKLPEVRARVAQSSNALCDKLKDIVISTKTAALQYPSPGAAREMTERVRELAGCTQQFRMVLGQLVVM from the exons AACGTGCTGGCCAAGGCGTTGTACGACAACGTGGCCGAGTCTCCGGACGAGCTGTCCTTCCGCAAGGGCGACATCATGACTGTGCTGGAGCGCGACACGCAGGGATTGGATGGCTGGTGGCTCTGCTCGCTCCACGGTCGTCAGGGCATCGTCCCCGGCAACCGTCTCAAGATCCTGGTCGGCATGTACGAGAacaagcaacagcagcagccggCCCCGGCTTCTTCGACgcaagacacgcccacctcTTGCCCTGCGAGCCTGTCGCAGCGAGCCCTCCCACCTCAGAGCGCCTACGCCAAACCCATCCCTGCCGCCACCTCGTCCGCCATCGCCACTCCCTCCTCCGGCTTCACCAGCAAACCTCTCCCATCAGCCCAgtacacacaaatgcatccGACGTACTCCACCCCCAGCCCTGCGCAGCCTAACCCCGACTCCGTCTACATGATGCCCCCCTCCCATGGCCCCAAGCCCAGCTCGCAAAGTCTGTATCAGGTTCCCTCTGGTCCCTGTGGACCCCTTCCACAAGCCCAGCCCGGACCCCCCAGTAAGGCCCCCCTGCTAGCCCAGAGACAGTACCAGCCGCCTGCGCAGGACATCTACCAGGTGCCCCCCTCTGTCGGCCCCGGGCCAAGCCAGGGTCTCGCCCAAGGAGCAGGCCCGGCCGGAGGCCCCGTGGCCGGGCAGGACGTGTACCAGGTGCCCCCCTCCTTGGAGAAGAGGAACTGGGAGAGCGGCAACAAGCCACTGGGCAAG GTGGTCGTCCCCACGCGCGTCGGCCAGGTGTACGTGTACGACTCGGTGAAGCCAGACCAGGATGAGTATGACGTCCCGCCCAGACATCAGCCTCCTGCACAGCAGGACATTTACGATGTGCCACCCACCCGCCAGCAGTACAATGCACAA GTGTATGACACTCCACCCATGGTAGTAAAGgggccctctagtggtcaggaTATATACGACACCCCAGCCagcacagacaagaacacacagCAAACG GTGTATGACTTCCCCCCATCCGTCAGTAAGGACGTCCCGGacgctcagccaatcagagaagagACCTACGATGTCCCGCCCCACTTTGCCAAGCTGAAGCCCCAGACCCCAGGTCCTGTCGGCAACAGCGGTATCCATGGCCACTATCAGCACGACAACCTCAACAATGACGACGACGAGCCGCCGATCCCTGAGGACGTGTACGACGTCCCACCCCCCATCCTGACGGACAAGCGCTTCCatggagacggaggaggagtCAGCCACCCGACCCAGGAAATCTACGACATCCCAGCCAGCCTGCGGACAGGAGTTCACCCAACCCAGGACGTCTACGACTTCCCCCGCGagcgagaggagagaggggagagaggaggcgaTTATGTCTACGATGTCCCACCACAG GTTGTGCGTGACGCCCAGTCCACCAGTGAGGAGCTGACTTTGTCCTTCAAGCGGCTGTCAGCCTCGAGCACAGGAAGCACACGTAGCAaccactcctcttcctccttagACATGGTTCCTGTCCGCgatccctcctcttcctcctcccttcccgCCCCTGGCTCCGTTCCTGGGAAACCCCTCATCTTGGACCTGGAACAGGCCATGGAGCGTTTGTCTCGCCTCCAGCAGGCCGTCGAATCGAGTGTCTCCCTTCTGATGTCATTTATCACAGGCAACTGGCGAAGCCCCTCCCACATGGAAGGGAACCTCCCCGCTATACGCCAGGCTGCCGACCGGGTGCGAGCCGCGGTTCGGGATTTCCTGGAATTCGCTCGGGGCGCCGTGGCAAATGCTTCCCAGGCGACGGACCGCTCGCTGCAGTCCAAACTGGGGCGTCAGGTGGGGAAGATGGAAGAGGTATTTCAGAGTCTGGTTCGGCACAGTCAGAGCTTAGATGCCATCTCCTGGGCGCCCACAGCGCTCGCGGCACCACCGGCCGGCGGGGACGATTTGGACCGACTGATCATGACGGCACGCGGCGTTCCTGACGACGCCAAGCAGCTGGCTTCATTTCTCCATGGTAATGCCTCATTGCTCTTCAAACGGACAAAtcggcaacagcagcagctgccccTCCCACCGATCCCAGGGGATATGGGCGGTCACATGACGGGATCAGGAAGCGGGAGCTATCAGGGAGGGGAGAAGGTGAATATTCAGTCGAGGCCCCTTCCCTCACCGCCAAAGTTTACagccacagaagaagaggagggtcTGGACAGGCCGTATGAGACCACagaggaaggatggatggaggacTATGACTATGTACATCTACAG GGGAAGGAAGAGTTTGAGAAGAACCAAAGACAGctgctggagaaaggcaacattatcagacaaaacaagacacaacTGGAACAGCAACAG ATTAAACAGTTTGAGCGGCTAGAGCAGGAAGTCAGCCAGCCAATCAACAACGACATGTCGGGCTGGGTCCCGTCCCCCCACCACCCTCTGGCCAACCAGCTCACCCGAAACGGCTCAGGgggcccctcctcctccaagcTCTGCCACAGCGACcgccagctcctcctcttctacCAGGAGCAGTGTGAGCAGAACGTTACCACGGTGACCAACGCCATTGATGCCTTCTTCACAGCTGTAAACTCCAACCAGCCGCCCAAAATCTTTGTCGCACACAGCAAATTTGTCATCCTCAGCGCCCACAAGCTGGTGTTCATCGGAGACACGCTGTCACGCCAGGCCAAGTTACCTGAGGTTAGGGCCCGGGTGGCCCAGAGCAGCAACGCCCTCTGCGACAAGCTGAAAGACATTGTTATCAGCACCAAGACGGCAGCGCTTCAGTATCCCTCACCTGGCGCCGCCAGAGAGATGACGGAGAGGGTGAGGGAGCTGGCCGGCTGCACGCAGCAGTTCAGGATGGTGCTGGGACAGCTTGTCGTCATGTAG
- the bcar1 gene encoding breast cancer anti-estrogen resistance protein 1 isoform X1, translated as MNYLNVLAKALYDNVAESPDELSFRKGDIMTVLERDTQGLDGWWLCSLHGRQGIVPGNRLKILVGMYENKQQQQPAPASSTQDTPTSCPASLSQRALPPQSAYAKPIPAATSSAIATPSSGFTSKPLPSAQYTQMHPTYSTPSPAQPNPDSVYMMPPSHGPKPSSQSLYQVPSGPCGPLPQAQPGPPSKAPLLAQRQYQPPAQDIYQVPPSVGPGPSQGLAQGAGPAGGPVAGQDVYQVPPSLEKRNWESGNKPLGKVVVPTRVGQVYVYDSVKPDQDEYDVPPRHQPPAQQDIYDVPPTRQQYNAQVYDTPPMVVKGPSSGQDIYDTPASTDKNTQQTVYDFPPSVSKDVPDAQPIREETYDVPPHFAKLKPQTPGPVGNSGIHGHYQHDNLNNDDDEPPIPEDVYDVPPPILTDKRFHGDGGGVSHPTQEIYDIPASLRTGVHPTQDVYDFPREREERGERGGDYVYDVPPQVVRDAQSTSEELTLSFKRLSASSTGSTRSNHSSSSLDMVPVRDPSSSSSLPAPGSVPGKPLILDLEQAMERLSRLQQAVESSVSLLMSFITGNWRSPSHMEGNLPAIRQAADRVRAAVRDFLEFARGAVANASQATDRSLQSKLGRQVGKMEEVFQSLVRHSQSLDAISWAPTALAAPPAGGDDLDRLIMTARGVPDDAKQLASFLHGNASLLFKRTNRQQQQLPLPPIPGDMGGHMTGSGSGSYQGGEKVNIQSRPLPSPPKFTATEEEEGLDRPYETTEEGWMEDYDYVHLQGKEEFEKNQRQLLEKGNIIRQNKTQLEQQQIKQFERLEQEVSQPINNDMSGWVPSPHHPLANQLTRNGSGGPSSSKLCHSDRQLLLFYQEQCEQNVTTVTNAIDAFFTAVNSNQPPKIFVAHSKFVILSAHKLVFIGDTLSRQAKLPEVRARVAQSSNALCDKLKDIVISTKTAALQYPSPGAAREMTERVRELAGCTQQFRMVLGQLVVM; from the exons AACGTGCTGGCCAAGGCGTTGTACGACAACGTGGCCGAGTCTCCGGACGAGCTGTCCTTCCGCAAGGGCGACATCATGACTGTGCTGGAGCGCGACACGCAGGGATTGGATGGCTGGTGGCTCTGCTCGCTCCACGGTCGTCAGGGCATCGTCCCCGGCAACCGTCTCAAGATCCTGGTCGGCATGTACGAGAacaagcaacagcagcagccggCCCCGGCTTCTTCGACgcaagacacgcccacctcTTGCCCTGCGAGCCTGTCGCAGCGAGCCCTCCCACCTCAGAGCGCCTACGCCAAACCCATCCCTGCCGCCACCTCGTCCGCCATCGCCACTCCCTCCTCCGGCTTCACCAGCAAACCTCTCCCATCAGCCCAgtacacacaaatgcatccGACGTACTCCACCCCCAGCCCTGCGCAGCCTAACCCCGACTCCGTCTACATGATGCCCCCCTCCCATGGCCCCAAGCCCAGCTCGCAAAGTCTGTATCAGGTTCCCTCTGGTCCCTGTGGACCCCTTCCACAAGCCCAGCCCGGACCCCCCAGTAAGGCCCCCCTGCTAGCCCAGAGACAGTACCAGCCGCCTGCGCAGGACATCTACCAGGTGCCCCCCTCTGTCGGCCCCGGGCCAAGCCAGGGTCTCGCCCAAGGAGCAGGCCCGGCCGGAGGCCCCGTGGCCGGGCAGGACGTGTACCAGGTGCCCCCCTCCTTGGAGAAGAGGAACTGGGAGAGCGGCAACAAGCCACTGGGCAAG GTGGTCGTCCCCACGCGCGTCGGCCAGGTGTACGTGTACGACTCGGTGAAGCCAGACCAGGATGAGTATGACGTCCCGCCCAGACATCAGCCTCCTGCACAGCAGGACATTTACGATGTGCCACCCACCCGCCAGCAGTACAATGCACAA GTGTATGACACTCCACCCATGGTAGTAAAGgggccctctagtggtcaggaTATATACGACACCCCAGCCagcacagacaagaacacacagCAAACG GTGTATGACTTCCCCCCATCCGTCAGTAAGGACGTCCCGGacgctcagccaatcagagaagagACCTACGATGTCCCGCCCCACTTTGCCAAGCTGAAGCCCCAGACCCCAGGTCCTGTCGGCAACAGCGGTATCCATGGCCACTATCAGCACGACAACCTCAACAATGACGACGACGAGCCGCCGATCCCTGAGGACGTGTACGACGTCCCACCCCCCATCCTGACGGACAAGCGCTTCCatggagacggaggaggagtCAGCCACCCGACCCAGGAAATCTACGACATCCCAGCCAGCCTGCGGACAGGAGTTCACCCAACCCAGGACGTCTACGACTTCCCCCGCGagcgagaggagagaggggagagaggaggcgaTTATGTCTACGATGTCCCACCACAG GTTGTGCGTGACGCCCAGTCCACCAGTGAGGAGCTGACTTTGTCCTTCAAGCGGCTGTCAGCCTCGAGCACAGGAAGCACACGTAGCAaccactcctcttcctccttagACATGGTTCCTGTCCGCgatccctcctcttcctcctcccttcccgCCCCTGGCTCCGTTCCTGGGAAACCCCTCATCTTGGACCTGGAACAGGCCATGGAGCGTTTGTCTCGCCTCCAGCAGGCCGTCGAATCGAGTGTCTCCCTTCTGATGTCATTTATCACAGGCAACTGGCGAAGCCCCTCCCACATGGAAGGGAACCTCCCCGCTATACGCCAGGCTGCCGACCGGGTGCGAGCCGCGGTTCGGGATTTCCTGGAATTCGCTCGGGGCGCCGTGGCAAATGCTTCCCAGGCGACGGACCGCTCGCTGCAGTCCAAACTGGGGCGTCAGGTGGGGAAGATGGAAGAGGTATTTCAGAGTCTGGTTCGGCACAGTCAGAGCTTAGATGCCATCTCCTGGGCGCCCACAGCGCTCGCGGCACCACCGGCCGGCGGGGACGATTTGGACCGACTGATCATGACGGCACGCGGCGTTCCTGACGACGCCAAGCAGCTGGCTTCATTTCTCCATGGTAATGCCTCATTGCTCTTCAAACGGACAAAtcggcaacagcagcagctgccccTCCCACCGATCCCAGGGGATATGGGCGGTCACATGACGGGATCAGGAAGCGGGAGCTATCAGGGAGGGGAGAAGGTGAATATTCAGTCGAGGCCCCTTCCCTCACCGCCAAAGTTTACagccacagaagaagaggagggtcTGGACAGGCCGTATGAGACCACagaggaaggatggatggaggacTATGACTATGTACATCTACAG GGGAAGGAAGAGTTTGAGAAGAACCAAAGACAGctgctggagaaaggcaacattatcagacaaaacaagacacaacTGGAACAGCAACAG ATTAAACAGTTTGAGCGGCTAGAGCAGGAAGTCAGCCAGCCAATCAACAACGACATGTCGGGCTGGGTCCCGTCCCCCCACCACCCTCTGGCCAACCAGCTCACCCGAAACGGCTCAGGgggcccctcctcctccaagcTCTGCCACAGCGACcgccagctcctcctcttctacCAGGAGCAGTGTGAGCAGAACGTTACCACGGTGACCAACGCCATTGATGCCTTCTTCACAGCTGTAAACTCCAACCAGCCGCCCAAAATCTTTGTCGCACACAGCAAATTTGTCATCCTCAGCGCCCACAAGCTGGTGTTCATCGGAGACACGCTGTCACGCCAGGCCAAGTTACCTGAGGTTAGGGCCCGGGTGGCCCAGAGCAGCAACGCCCTCTGCGACAAGCTGAAAGACATTGTTATCAGCACCAAGACGGCAGCGCTTCAGTATCCCTCACCTGGCGCCGCCAGAGAGATGACGGAGAGGGTGAGGGAGCTGGCCGGCTGCACGCAGCAGTTCAGGATGGTGCTGGGACAGCTTGTCGTCATGTAG
- the LOC115360871 gene encoding uncharacterized protein LOC115360871 isoform X2, with amino-acid sequence MEQNVNSDTEHRTNWVPDQPLCLLFLSMQRVFLYTSDEDSVTAAVQVVGERVTASGLNLLINNAAINKPASPALLSATSKADMMEVFETNVAGPFLLAKKFLPHLQRAAESSSPLNYSGGQMSCRRSAIINMSTLVSSIEKCPQNFHIVQMYPYRTSKAALNMLTRCLAEDFRKHSILVTGVHPGWVITDMGGKEAPMTPQQSVLGMLSMMSSLSDKDSGKLVDWMGNQIPW; translated from the exons atggAACAGAACGTTAATTCAGACACTGAACACAGAACTAACTGGGTGCCAGATCAGCCCCtgtgcctcctcttcctctccatgcAGAGGGTTTTCCTCT ACACGTCAGATGAGGACAGCGTTACGGCTGCTGTCCAGGTGGTGGGTGAGCGTGTCACGGCCAGCGGTTTGAATCTCCTCATCAACAATGCTGCTATCAACAAACCAGCATCACCAGCGCTGTTATCTGCCACTAGTAAAGCAGACATGATGGAGGTGTTTGAGACCAATGTGGCGGGACCCTTTCTCCTGGCGAAG aagTTTCTTCCACACCTCCAGAGGGCTGCGGAGTCTAGCTCACCTCTAAATTACAGTG gTGGTCAAATGTCTTGCAGAAGGTCAGCCATCATCAACATGTCGACTCTGGTCTCGTCCATTGAGAAATGCCCCCAGAACTTCCACATCGTGCAGATGTACCCCTACAGGACAAGCAAG gCGGCGCTCAACATGCTGACTCGCTGTCTGGCTGAGGACTTCAGGAAACACAGCATCCTGGTCACCGGCGTCCATCCTGGATGGGTTATCACTGATATGGGAGGAAaagag GCTCCTATGACCCCTCAGCAGAGTGTACTGGGCATGCTCAGTATGATGTCATCACTCAGTGACAAAGACAGCGGGAAGCTGGTTGACTGGATGGGCAACCAGATCCCCTGGTAG